Proteins encoded within one genomic window of Lynx canadensis isolate LIC74 chromosome B2, mLynCan4.pri.v2, whole genome shotgun sequence:
- the UBD gene encoding LOW QUALITY PROTEIN: ubiquitin D (The sequence of the model RefSeq protein was modified relative to this genomic sequence to represent the inferred CDS: deleted 1 base in 1 codon; substituted 1 base at 1 genomic stop codon): MPGRLAFIVQVEVCSEEWASMTLTANLDNRVKKITEYVWAQTNVPVQDQVLLLGSKTLKPQRKLSSYGIDRQTTIHLTLKVVKPSDEXLSLFLVEIGDEGQRHLLQVRRSSSVAQVRQMIESKMAVVLPEKQTVVCNGKELEDGKTMGEYGIKRGSLGAPGCVAASAGARVTPE, encoded by the exons ATGCCGGGTCGCTTGGCTTTCATTGTCCAGGTGGAGGTCTGTTCTGAGGAATGGGCATCAATGACCCTCACTGCTAACTTGGACAACAGAGTGAAGAAGATCACTGAATATGTCTGGGCTCAGACCAACGTTCCTGTGCAGGACCAGGTCCTTCTGCTGGGATCCAAGACTCTCAAGCCCCAGAGAAAGCTGTCATCTTATGGCATCGACAGGCAGACGACCATCCACCTCACTCTAAAGGTGGTGAAGCCCAGTGACGAGTAGCTGTCCCTGTTTCTGGTGGAGATTGGTGATGAGGGGCAGAGGCACCTCCTCCAGGTGCGAAGGTCCAGTTCGGTGGCCCAGGTGAGACAGATGATTGAGAGCAAGATGGCTGTAGTG CTGCCTGAGAAACAGACTGTGGTTTGCAATGGCAAGGAGCTGGAAGAcgggaagaccatgggggagtaTGGCATCAAAAGGggcagtttaggggcgcctgg